Proteins encoded together in one Lathyrus oleraceus cultivar Zhongwan6 chromosome 5, CAAS_Psat_ZW6_1.0, whole genome shotgun sequence window:
- the LOC127082967 gene encoding putative clathrin assembly protein At4g40080, with protein MKKMKEVIGIMKDKASQSKAAILSKRKTLSLLRATTHDSFAPPAHKHLTTLLSSGDGSRATASTAVELLMDRLQTTHNSAVALKCLIAVHHIIKHGAFILRDQLSVYPYTGGRNYLNLSNFRDKTSSVSWELSSWVRWYAQHIEHLLCASRILGYFLGETISHEESVSSLVTSDLLREIDSLVAMMEGIGKRPNSPIMEQQNKVVVEIMDLVEDDGVVVVNEVLVRVKEFGERERLGCLGFGEVVELVCVLKRLEMCRERMVMVMEEKKFWNLVRELKEKVGKMKVYREEGKVYRTVGKDRGTESVRF; from the coding sequence ATGAAGAAAATGAAAGAGGTGATAGGAATAATGAAGGACAAAGCCTCACAAAGCAAAGCTGCAATTTTATCAAAACGGAAAACTCTTTCTCTCTTACGCGCCACAACCCACGACTCTTTCGCCCCTCCAGCACACAAGCACCTTACCACCCTTCTTTCCTCTGGCGACGGTTCACGCGCCACCGCGTCTACCGCGGTTGAGCTTCTCATGGACCGTCTCCAAACAACTCACAACTCAGCGGTGGCTCTCAAATGCTTAATCGCTGTCCATCATATTATCAAACACGGCGCGTTCATCCTCCGTGACCAGCTCTCCGTTTACCCTTACACCGGTGGTAGAAACTATCTCAACCTCTCTAACTTCCGTGATAAAACAAGTTCGGTCTCATGGGAACTATCTTCTTGGGTTCGATGGTACGCGCAACACATAGAACATCTTCTGTGTGCTTCTAGAATACTCGGTTACTTCCTCGGCGAAACGATATCGCATGAGGAAAGTGTTTCGAGTCTGGTAACTAGTGATCTGTTGAGAGAAATAGATTCTTTGGTGGCCATGATGGAAGGGATTGGGAAAAGACCAAATAGTCCAATAATGGAGCAGCAGAATAAGGTGGTTGTTGAGATAATGGATTTGGTGGAAGATGATGGGGTTGTGGTTGTGAATGAAGTTTTGGTTAGAGTGAAGGAATTTGGAGAGAGGGAGAGATTGGGTTGTCTTGGGTTTGGAGAAGTTGTTGAATTGGTTTGTGTTTTGAAGAGATTGGAGATGTGTAGAGAGAGAATGGTGATGGTGATGGAGGAGAAGAAGTTTTGGAATTTGGTGAGAGAATTGAAGGAAAAGGTTGGGAAGATGAAGGTGTATAGGGAAGAAGGGAAGGTTTACAGGACGGTGGGAAAAGACAGAGGAACTGAGTCTGTTCGGTTTTGA